GTCGGCGTCAGGGAGCGTGGATACGCCCTCGTCACCCTCCACCGCCCCTCGAACGTCGATCAGGAGGAGGATCTGCGGCGGATCGTGGAAGTCCTTGCCGAAACGGCGCGCCGCCTTCCGGTCGTCTTTCCGGTGCACCCGAGGACCCGGGCCTGCCTGGCCGACCGAGGCATGCTCGCCGGCCTCGAGGCGGGCTCCGCCATTCACATCCGCCCTCCGGAGGGCTACATCGACTTCCTTCGCATGATGATGGGGGCGCGGATCGTCCTGACCGACTCGGGGGGAATCCAGGAGGAGACGACCGTCCTGGGGATTCCTTGCCTGACGATGAGGCAGAACACCGAGCGGCCGATCACGATCAGCGCCGGGACCAATCGCCTCGTCGGTTCCGATCCCCGCCGCGTCCTCGACGCCGTCGATCAGGCGCTGGCGGAGCCGCCTGCCCATCCCAGAATCCCCGATCTGTGGGACGGCCGCGCGGCGGGCCGGATCGTCGAGATCCTCGAGAGGATCTACGCCTGATGGGACGATCCCTCCGGGTCGGGATGCTCCTCGACCGGACCTTCCCGCCCGATCCCCGTGTGTCGAACGAGGCGAGATCCCTGGCCGGGGCGGGATACGAGGTCCACATCCTCTGCCTGCGCCACGGCCGCGAGCAGCCGGAGATCGAGGACTGGCGGGGAATCACGCTCCACCGGCTCCTGATGCCCCGCTGGTTCTACAGGAAGGCCTCGGCGCTAAGCCTCGACCTTCCCGCCTACAGGTGGGCTCTGCGCGGCGCCCTCGATTCCCTGATGAAGCGCTCCGGAATCGAGATCCTCCATCTCCACGATCTCCCCATGGTCGCGGAGGGCCTCCGCGCCGGCCGGAAGGCGGGCGTGCCGGTGGTGGCCGATCTCCACGAGAACTGGCCCGCCGCCCTGGCGACCTACGGGTACGCCCGGCGCTTCCCCGGCCGAATCCTGATCTCCCCCTCGCGCTGGGCGGAACATGAGCGGCGGGCTCTCCCCCACGCCGAGCGCGTCATCGTCGTCGTCGAGGAGGCGCGCGATAGGCTCATCGGGATGGGGATTCGATCCGACAGGATCGAGGTGGTTCAGAACACGGTCGACGAGGATGAGTTCGACGGTTTCGGGATCGACCCCCGGATCGTGGAGCGCTTCGCGGGCCGCTTCGTCGTCTCCTATCTGGGAGGCTTCGAGCGTCACAGGGGGATCGAGACGGCGGTGCGGGCGATGCCGGCCCTGTTGCGCGCCGTTCCGGACGCCCTGCTCCTCCTCGTGGGGACGGGCTCGACCGAGAGCCAACTGCGCGCCGAGGCCGAGCGTCTCGGCGTCGCGCGGAGCGTGGCCTTCGAGGGATGGCAGCCCTTCGAGCGCTTCCCCAGCTACATCTCCGCCTCGGCCGCCTGCCTGATTCCGCACCTGAGGAACGACCACACCGACACGACCATCCCGCACAAGCTCTTCCACTACATGCTGCTCGGCAGGCCGGTGCTGGTCTCCGACTGCAGACCCCTCAGGAGGATCGTCGAGGAGTGCCGGGCCGGAATCGTCGTTCCCTCCGGGGATCCGGCGGCGCTGGCGGAGGCCGCGGCGCGCCTCGCCGACCCGTCAGCCCGGGCGGCCCTGGGAGAGGCCGGACGGGAAGCGGTGCGGCGGAAGTACAACTGGAGCCTCGACGGGGGACGCCTTGTTGCGCTCTACCGAGAGCTCGAACGGCGGCGCTGAAGGAGTCCGACCCCCGCGAGCGCCAGGAGCGCGAGCGCCCCGACCCTGCTCAGGTTCCTTCCCCATCGGAACGCCGGCGACGCGCAGCGCATTTCCACCGATCGCGCGCCCTCCGGGACGACCAAGGCCCGCAGGCAGTGATTCGTCCTCAGGATCTCCGCGGGACGGCCATCGATCGTCGCCGTCCATGCGGGCGGGTAGTAGATCTCGCTCACGACAAGAAGGCCCGGGCCTGGCCCCTCCCCAACCTGGAGTCTGACCGTTCGAGGGCTGGATTCCTCGATCCGGACTTCCCGCGCCGGCAGTCCGTCCCGGGGGAGATCGGGGGCCTCGTTCCCGACGAAGACGGCCCTCGCCTCCGGATCGAAGTCGGGCCGAGCGATCATCCGCAGCGCGTCCTCCCGATCGGAGCCGACCGTCCATCCCCGGACGAACCAGGCCCTGGGCAGCCAATCGGCGTACTCGTAGACTCCGTCCGCGACCCGCCGGAACGAGGGATGCTCCGGATCGACTGAGGCGAGCAGGTAGCGGACATTCAGCATCGAGAGGACCGACGGTGACTGGAGGAGCTGCCGATCCAGCAGGTCCTGGTAGATGCGCAGCTTGGCCGGCTGGTATCCGCCCACGCTCGTGACTCCGAAGGCGGCGAACCGGTTGGATGAGGCCTCCTCGATCGGCAAGACGCGGAAAGGCCCCTCTTGCGCCTGCAGGAAGGCGATCTCGGGACCCTTCTTGAGGGTCGCCTCGATCTGGCCGCGGTCTACCGTCTCGACGAACTTGCCTCCCACCAGGATGAGATCGACGACGAGGATGGCGCCCAAGACAGCCGCCCCCGCTGGAGGGCGCAGCCTGCGGAGCAGCGGGACGGCGCCGAGAAAGAGGCCGAGCAGGATCATCCCGCGCACGATCGAAGCGATCCTCAGGTCCCATCGCTCGGCGCGCAGCCCCGCGAGATCGGCCGGGGAGAGGGACTGGAGCTCGCCGGGCCGCACCCAGCCGGTCCCCGAAGGGCCCGCCGCCCTCGAGGCGAGTCCGACGACCAGGGCGATCAAGGCGATCGCCAGAGCCGCCCCGGCGGCGAGGTACCACCGGCGCCCGGATGGCTGTCTCCCGCCGCGCCGCGCCTGTGTTCTTCCCAGGGGGAGAGAGTCGAGACCCCGCGCCAGGAGCAACCCGAGAGTCAAGGGCAGGAGGGAGTAGATCATCGAAGGGACGCGGAAGCGATTGAAGTAGGGAAGAAGGTGATAGAAGGGCTTGTAGAGAACGGGGAAGTGCTCGCCGAAACCGACCAGCAGGATGACCAGGGAGATCCCCAACCAGATCCAGCTCCTGCTGTCGCGCCGGGCGGCGAATCCGAGGAGCACGGCGGCCAGGAAGAGGATCCCGAAGTAGTGGGTGCTCTGTGTGAACGGAAGCGGTCCGAAGTAGGTCGCCCCCTTCAACC
Above is a window of Candidatus Eisenbacteria bacterium DNA encoding:
- a CDS encoding UDP-N-acetyl glucosamine 2-epimerase, with translation VGVRERGYALVTLHRPSNVDQEEDLRRIVEVLAETARRLPVVFPVHPRTRACLADRGMLAGLEAGSAIHIRPPEGYIDFLRMMMGARIVLTDSGGIQEETTVLGIPCLTMRQNTERPITISAGTNRLVGSDPRRVLDAVDQALAEPPAHPRIPDLWDGRAAGRIVEILERIYA
- a CDS encoding glycosyltransferase family 4 protein, which codes for MGRSLRVGMLLDRTFPPDPRVSNEARSLAGAGYEVHILCLRHGREQPEIEDWRGITLHRLLMPRWFYRKASALSLDLPAYRWALRGALDSLMKRSGIEILHLHDLPMVAEGLRAGRKAGVPVVADLHENWPAALATYGYARRFPGRILISPSRWAEHERRALPHAERVIVVVEEARDRLIGMGIRSDRIEVVQNTVDEDEFDGFGIDPRIVERFAGRFVVSYLGGFERHRGIETAVRAMPALLRAVPDALLLLVGTGSTESQLRAEAERLGVARSVAFEGWQPFERFPSYISASAACLIPHLRNDHTDTTIPHKLFHYMLLGRPVLVSDCRPLRRIVEECRAGIVVPSGDPAALAEAAARLADPSARAALGEAGREAVRRKYNWSLDGGRLVALYRELERRR